The following are encoded in a window of Hymenobacter sp. GOD-10R genomic DNA:
- a CDS encoding response regulator transcription factor: protein MKLLIIEDEAELAASLVSHLQGQQYVCEVARTFAAAEEKLLLFDYDCILLDLTLPGGDGLELLRQLQARQQADGVIITSARDALDDRIAGLHLGADDYLPKPFHLSELSARIAALVRRRRFNGSNVVQAGPLAVDVLARTATVHGQPLTLTRSELDLLLLLLANQRRVVMKSTIAEHVSGDLAEHFDSFEPVYTHVKNLKRKLGEVGLGECIRTVYGLGYRFELPTA from the coding sequence ATGAAACTGTTAATCATAGAAGACGAGGCCGAGCTGGCCGCCAGCCTCGTCAGCCACCTGCAAGGCCAGCAGTACGTGTGCGAAGTGGCCCGCACCTTCGCCGCCGCCGAGGAGAAATTGCTGCTCTTCGACTACGACTGCATTCTGCTCGACCTCACGCTGCCCGGCGGCGACGGCCTGGAGCTGCTGCGCCAGCTGCAAGCCCGCCAGCAAGCCGATGGCGTCATCATTACCTCGGCCCGCGATGCCCTCGACGACCGCATCGCGGGCCTGCACCTGGGGGCCGACGACTACCTGCCCAAGCCCTTTCACCTCTCCGAGCTGAGCGCCCGCATCGCGGCGCTGGTGCGGCGGCGGCGCTTCAACGGCTCCAACGTGGTGCAGGCCGGCCCGCTGGCCGTGGACGTGCTGGCCCGCACGGCTACCGTGCACGGCCAGCCGCTAACCCTCACGCGCAGCGAGCTGGACCTCTTGCTGCTGCTGCTGGCCAATCAGCGCCGGGTGGTGATGAAATCGACCATCGCCGAGCACGTGTCGGGCGATTTGGCCGAGCATTTCGACTCGTTCGAGCCGGTGTACACCCACGTCAAAAACCTGAAGCGCAAGCTCGGCGAGGTGGGCCTGGGCGAGTGCATCCGCACGGTGTACGGGCTGGGCTACCGCTTCGAGCTGCCCACCGCATGA
- a CDS encoding EamA family transporter — MWWIYALLSAVFAALTAILAKIGIKGVDSNLATAIRTVVILVLAWGIVYFRGGLDQIGLLTRTNLIFLGLSGVATGLSWIFYFRALQLGKVSQVAPVDKLSVAIAIVLSVVFLGEKLTWHTGLGAAMIIGGTLVLIF; from the coding sequence ATGTGGTGGATTTATGCCTTGCTCTCGGCCGTGTTTGCGGCGCTCACGGCCATTCTGGCCAAAATTGGCATTAAGGGTGTCGACTCTAACCTGGCTACGGCCATCCGCACGGTGGTTATCCTGGTGCTGGCCTGGGGCATTGTCTATTTCCGGGGCGGGCTCGACCAGATTGGCCTGCTCACGCGCACCAACCTGATTTTCCTGGGCTTGTCGGGCGTGGCCACGGGACTGTCGTGGATATTCTACTTCCGGGCCTTACAGCTGGGCAAAGTGTCGCAGGTGGCTCCGGTCGATAAGCTCAGCGTGGCCATTGCCATTGTGCTGTCGGTAGTGTTTTTGGGCGAGAAGCTGACCTGGCACACTGGCCTGGGCGCGGCAATGATTATCGGCGGCACGCTGGTCTTGATTTTCTGA
- a CDS encoding SdiA-regulated domain-containing protein has product MRHFLLAALLAVPGYPRPATGGAPAGSSYNFTHPATTYAVPAELRELSGQAWGSAQQLACIEDEAGSLFFYNLRTQRLDSTVQFAGPGDYEDVARVPSGWLILRSDGRLFKRAGHVTTTYDTGLSAANEPEGLTYDPATQTLLVACKGEPGAGLPATQRAVYRLNPRTYHIDAAPAYVLDIPAILARSPAAVRPGETAQKAGSLSRFAPSAVAVHPRTHHVFVLSARGNDLVELDAQGGLVAAHTLDPALFPQPEGLAFAPTGDLFVSSEAGSKHGPGRLYRFAELPANP; this is encoded by the coding sequence ATGCGACATTTTTTGCTGGCGGCGCTGCTGGCGGTTCCCGGCTACCCCCGGCCGGCAACCGGCGGGGCCCCGGCGGGTAGCTCCTACAACTTTACCCACCCGGCCACCACCTATGCTGTGCCGGCCGAGCTGCGCGAGCTATCCGGGCAGGCGTGGGGCAGCGCCCAGCAGCTGGCCTGCATCGAGGACGAAGCCGGCAGCCTATTTTTCTATAACCTGCGCACCCAGCGCCTCGACAGCACCGTGCAGTTTGCGGGCCCCGGCGACTACGAGGACGTGGCGCGGGTGCCCAGCGGCTGGCTCATCCTGCGCAGCGACGGCCGGCTGTTTAAGCGCGCCGGCCACGTAACTACTACGTACGACACTGGCCTGAGCGCCGCTAACGAGCCGGAAGGCCTCACCTACGACCCCGCCACTCAGACGCTGCTGGTGGCCTGCAAGGGCGAGCCCGGTGCGGGCCTGCCCGCCACCCAGCGGGCGGTGTACCGCCTCAATCCCCGCACCTACCACATCGACGCGGCCCCCGCCTACGTGCTGGATATTCCGGCCATCCTGGCCCGCTCGCCGGCCGCCGTGCGCCCCGGCGAAACCGCCCAAAAGGCCGGTAGCCTGAGTCGGTTTGCGCCCTCGGCCGTGGCGGTGCACCCACGCACCCACCACGTGTTCGTGCTCTCGGCCCGCGGCAACGACCTAGTGGAGCTGGATGCGCAGGGCGGGCTCGTGGCCGCGCACACGCTGGACCCGGCGCTGTTTCCGCAGCCCGAAGGCCTAGCATTTGCGCCCACTGGCGACCTGTTCGTGTCGAGCGAAGCCGGCAGCAAGCACGGGCCGGGCCGCTTGTATCGCTTCGCTGAGCTGCCAGCTAACCCTTAA
- a CDS encoding YncE family protein, whose translation MKHLLAAAALTLLLAPAARAQAPAAPYRLLHTIPVPGDGGWDFMTIDPAGKRLYVAHNAQVDVIDLATRRVVGTVTGTPAAHGVAVVPATGRGYVSCGRNNYCVAFDLKTFRNLGAIATGPKPDAVFYDAFAKRIFAFSNAGGQSSVLDPASGRVVGTAALGGDVEVPASDGQGHIFVNLEDKSEVVEFDARSLAVRHRYPLAPGAEPTGLAFNPRTHRLFSGCANGKLVVTDSQTGRQVAVLPIGQGVDGVAFDASAGNIVTTNGEGTLTVIHEDAPDKYRVVATIPTAPGARTVTQSPTTHHLFTCTADLGPAPAPTAENPHPRPSIVPGTFRVLEYGR comes from the coding sequence ATGAAACACTTGCTTGCTGCTGCCGCGCTTACACTATTGCTAGCGCCCGCGGCCCGCGCCCAAGCCCCTGCCGCGCCCTACCGCCTGCTGCACACCATTCCGGTGCCGGGCGATGGCGGCTGGGATTTTATGACCATTGACCCCGCCGGCAAACGCCTCTACGTGGCCCACAACGCCCAGGTCGACGTGATTGACCTGGCCACCCGCCGGGTGGTGGGCACCGTGACGGGCACGCCCGCCGCCCACGGCGTGGCCGTGGTGCCCGCCACCGGCCGCGGCTACGTGAGCTGCGGGCGCAACAACTACTGCGTGGCCTTCGACCTCAAAACCTTCCGCAACCTGGGTGCCATCGCCACCGGCCCCAAGCCCGACGCCGTGTTCTACGACGCATTTGCGAAGCGAATATTTGCCTTCAGCAACGCCGGGGGCCAAAGCTCGGTGCTCGACCCGGCCAGCGGCCGGGTAGTGGGCACGGCCGCGCTGGGCGGCGACGTGGAAGTGCCCGCCAGCGACGGCCAGGGCCACATTTTCGTGAATCTGGAAGACAAGAGCGAGGTGGTGGAGTTCGATGCCCGGTCGCTGGCCGTGCGCCACCGCTACCCCCTGGCGCCCGGGGCCGAGCCTACCGGTCTGGCTTTCAACCCGCGCACGCATCGCCTCTTCAGTGGTTGCGCCAACGGCAAGCTGGTGGTGACCGACAGCCAGACCGGCCGGCAGGTGGCGGTGCTGCCCATCGGCCAGGGCGTGGATGGTGTGGCCTTCGACGCCAGCGCCGGCAACATCGTGACCACCAACGGCGAGGGTACGCTCACCGTCATCCACGAAGATGCACCTGACAAGTACCGGGTGGTGGCCACCATCCCCACCGCCCCCGGCGCCCGCACCGTGACCCAGAGCCCCACCACGCACCACCTCTTCACCTGCACTGCCGACTTGGGCCCCGCCCCGGCACCCACGGCCGAGAACCCGCATCCGCGCCCAAGCATCGTGCCCGGTACGTTTCGGGTGCTCGAATATGGTCGCTAA
- a CDS encoding ArdC family protein yields the protein MKKPAPFAPRPDVYEIITNRIILALENGVTPWKQPWNAAHGAPRNYRSKHVYQGVNALLLGMLEYEHPYFLTYNQAKELGGQVRRGEKGMPVVFFTVTKKEDGKGEEKKKAFLKYSTVFNVAQIDGVAWSFPELPSREHTPEQAAEQVLAGYMGGPRVLHKGSEAMYRTSTDTVTMPEASDFHTAEDYYHTLFHELTHSTGHAKRLDRATLTELAAFGSETYAKEELVAELGASFLSHAAGLDLTRTEPSSASYLANWLQALRNDKQLIISAASQGQKAANHILGIVPSYETEEAPSAEVASE from the coding sequence ATGAAAAAGCCCGCTCCTTTCGCTCCCCGCCCCGACGTGTACGAAATCATTACCAACCGCATTATTCTGGCGTTGGAAAACGGCGTTACCCCGTGGAAACAGCCGTGGAATGCCGCCCACGGCGCGCCGCGCAACTACCGCAGCAAGCACGTGTATCAGGGCGTTAATGCCCTGCTGCTGGGAATGCTGGAGTATGAGCACCCGTATTTTCTGACCTACAATCAAGCCAAGGAGTTGGGCGGGCAGGTGCGCCGGGGCGAGAAGGGCATGCCGGTGGTCTTCTTCACCGTGACCAAAAAGGAGGACGGTAAGGGCGAGGAGAAGAAAAAGGCTTTTCTGAAATATTCCACGGTGTTCAACGTGGCCCAGATTGACGGCGTGGCGTGGAGTTTTCCCGAGCTGCCCAGCCGCGAGCACACGCCCGAGCAGGCCGCCGAGCAGGTGTTGGCCGGTTACATGGGGGGCCCCCGCGTGCTGCACAAGGGCAGCGAAGCCATGTACCGCACCAGCACCGACACCGTGACCATGCCCGAGGCCAGCGACTTCCACACGGCCGAGGACTATTACCACACCCTGTTTCACGAGCTGACTCACTCCACCGGCCACGCCAAGCGGCTGGACCGGGCCACGCTCACCGAACTAGCCGCCTTTGGCAGCGAAACCTACGCCAAGGAAGAGCTGGTGGCCGAGTTGGGGGCCTCCTTCCTGAGCCACGCGGCCGGGCTGGACTTAACCCGCACCGAGCCCAGCAGCGCCAGCTACCTCGCCAACTGGCTGCAGGCCCTGCGCAACGACAAACAGCTGATAATTTCCGCCGCCAGTCAGGGCCAGAAAGCTGCCAACCACATTCTGGGCATCGTGCCCAGCTACGAAACGGAGGAAGCCCCCAGTGCCGAAGTCGCTTCGGAGTAA
- a CDS encoding phosphatase PAP2 family protein produces the protein MNALHSLAAAWRRHRPLLLLLAVVAASWGLFLEVAHELREDRRQPDHGFPFDRPVLNFLHQRPTPALCAVAAQLSDLQGPVWLSVYALGAFGLGWGLYRRRYREVGFAVGAVGGTMAFNLLAKYHFERLRPDFYHQVCGEALRQLPDPSFPSGHVMASLALASAAGILGWRTRWRWVGWGIGLLFALGVAWSRLYLAAHYPSDVLAGWFATGGWVGSLYLAFARYLPTLRPLGQQPGLPTIRGG, from the coding sequence ATGAATGCATTGCATAGCCTTGCTGCGGCGTGGCGCCGCCATCGCCCCTTGCTGCTGCTGCTAGCCGTGGTGGCGGCTAGCTGGGGGCTATTTCTGGAGGTGGCGCACGAGCTGCGCGAAGACCGCCGCCAGCCCGACCACGGCTTTCCGTTTGACCGGCCAGTGCTCAACTTTTTGCACCAGCGCCCCACGCCGGCCCTGTGCGCGGTGGCCGCCCAGCTCAGTGACCTCCAGGGCCCGGTATGGCTGAGCGTGTACGCGCTGGGGGCCTTCGGGCTGGGCTGGGGACTCTACCGGCGGCGCTACCGCGAAGTCGGTTTTGCAGTGGGCGCGGTGGGCGGCACCATGGCCTTTAACCTGCTGGCCAAGTATCACTTCGAGCGGCTGCGGCCCGATTTTTACCACCAGGTATGCGGGGAAGCCTTGCGGCAGCTGCCCGACCCGAGCTTTCCCAGCGGCCACGTCATGGCTTCGCTGGCGTTGGCTAGTGCGGCCGGCATTCTGGGCTGGCGTACGCGCTGGCGCTGGGTGGGGTGGGGCATCGGCCTGCTGTTTGCGCTGGGAGTGGCGTGGTCGCGCCTTTACCTGGCCGCCCACTATCCGTCCGACGTGCTGGCCGGCTGGTTTGCCACCGGCGGCTGGGTGGGGAGCCTCTACCTGGCATTTGCGCGCTATCTGCCCACCTTACGGCCGTTGGGGCAGCAACCGGGGCTGCCAACCATTCGCGGGGGGTAG
- a CDS encoding TolC family protein produces the protein MKISYFRASCRPLLLLALLLAGPAGWAQPALPTPPAPTRDLNFYLTQASQNSPLSHDVRNQGQAAQLETERLRAFYTKATGTLVANYTAVPVLTRDNGQTRLSYSADNSTNYVGYDVALSNGALYQGYAQLTQPLFNQQRFAAYAQQAQGLALSQQNLARLSLHDLEKLVGDQYILCRQDLDQLSYVRELLGILDRQRLLVRKLVEASLLKQSDYALLSIEVETQQLFLNTYRTAYHRDLLDLNVLCGLGDTTEVQLAPPNLPLRAGSPAPGLSGFTERYRLDSLTLAANQRVFELRYRPVVNAFANGGLNAVTLADLPQRFGVSAGLNFSLYLFDGHQRQLSRDRTSVLLETTRAYRQNFATVNPVRQQRLLYELRQLDERQRLARQQIASYRQVLDSYKREVIAGQLSVVSYVQVLKNYAVATRDLVLLENNRLLLINAYNYWTW, from the coding sequence TTGAAAATCAGCTATTTCAGAGCGTCGTGCCGACCGTTGCTACTGCTGGCGCTGCTGCTAGCCGGTCCGGCGGGCTGGGCGCAGCCCGCGCTGCCTACCCCGCCCGCGCCGACCCGTGACCTGAATTTTTACCTCACCCAGGCTAGCCAGAATAGCCCCCTGAGCCACGACGTGCGCAACCAGGGCCAGGCCGCGCAGCTCGAAACCGAGCGCCTGCGCGCCTTCTACACCAAGGCCACGGGCACGCTGGTGGCCAACTACACCGCCGTGCCCGTGCTGACGCGCGACAACGGGCAAACCCGCCTCAGCTACTCGGCCGACAACAGCACCAACTACGTGGGCTACGACGTGGCCCTGAGCAACGGCGCGCTCTACCAGGGCTACGCCCAGCTCACGCAGCCGCTCTTCAACCAGCAGCGCTTCGCGGCCTACGCCCAGCAGGCCCAGGGCCTGGCCCTCAGCCAGCAAAACCTGGCGCGGCTCTCACTGCACGATTTGGAGAAGCTGGTGGGTGACCAGTACATCCTCTGCCGGCAGGACCTGGACCAGCTCAGCTACGTGCGCGAGCTGCTCGGCATCCTCGACCGCCAGCGCCTGCTGGTGCGCAAGCTCGTGGAGGCTAGCCTATTGAAGCAGTCCGACTACGCCCTGCTCAGCATTGAGGTCGAAACCCAGCAGCTGTTTCTCAACACCTACCGCACGGCCTACCACCGCGACTTGCTCGATTTGAACGTGCTCTGCGGCCTGGGCGACACTACGGAGGTGCAGCTGGCCCCACCCAATCTGCCCCTGCGCGCGGGCAGCCCGGCACCCGGCCTCTCGGGCTTTACCGAGCGCTACCGGCTCGATAGCCTCACGCTGGCCGCCAACCAGCGCGTGTTTGAGCTGCGCTACCGGCCGGTGGTCAACGCCTTTGCCAACGGTGGCCTCAATGCCGTGACCCTGGCCGACCTGCCGCAGCGCTTCGGGGTGAGCGCGGGACTGAATTTCAGCCTTTACCTCTTCGACGGCCACCAGCGCCAGCTCAGCCGCGACCGCACCAGCGTGCTGCTCGAAACCACCCGCGCCTACCGCCAGAACTTCGCCACCGTGAACCCCGTGCGCCAGCAGCGTCTCCTCTACGAGCTGCGCCAGCTGGACGAGCGCCAGCGCCTGGCCCGCCAGCAAATCGCCAGCTACCGCCAGGTGCTCGACTCCTACAAGCGCGAGGTCATTGCCGGACAGCTCTCGGTGGTGAGCTACGTGCAGGTGCTCAAAAACTACGCCGTGGCCACCCGCGACCTGGTGCTGCTCGAAAACAACCGGCTGCTGCTCATCAACGCCTATAACTACTGGACCTGGTAG
- a CDS encoding sensor histidine kinase, which produces MSTPRPVKLLLRTLRAQLVYAGLVSVAGTFVFYFVLQQLYYVDVDEALLLRRDEVAAKLPLLASPADLALWQRLDRDLELRPLRPGEAAPPTRIVGEKRYLAAANEWEPYRTLTTTVPYQGQPYRLVLRSSLVESEDLLVAIGLAQAGLLVVLLGGLVLVQQRVARRLWQPFYQTLAQLRRFRLDQRAPVELAASPTLEFQELNTALTDLLTQHRRLYHSQKEFTENAAHEMQTPLAVQHTKLELLAQQPDLSEEQAQHLDALLAVTQRLARLNRSLLLLARLENQQFAADEQVELSQVLTSLTAQVQEQIEAAGLSLTLALAAPVTLRANATLVEILVSNLLVNAIRHNGPGGTVAVTLTAGQLTVENTGRAEALPAGREFARFRKDALSAAGGVGLGLAISRQICDTCGLTLAYEFAPPNRHRFTVGWA; this is translated from the coding sequence ATGAGCACGCCGCGCCCCGTAAAGCTGCTGCTGCGCACGCTCCGCGCGCAGCTCGTGTACGCCGGCCTAGTGTCGGTGGCCGGCACGTTCGTGTTCTATTTCGTGCTGCAACAGCTCTACTACGTCGACGTGGACGAGGCCCTGCTGCTGCGCCGCGACGAGGTGGCCGCCAAGCTGCCGCTGCTGGCTTCGCCCGCCGACCTGGCCCTGTGGCAGCGCCTCGACCGCGACCTGGAACTGCGTCCTTTGCGCCCCGGTGAGGCCGCGCCGCCTACCCGTATCGTGGGCGAAAAGCGCTACTTGGCAGCGGCCAACGAGTGGGAGCCCTACCGCACGCTCACCACCACCGTGCCCTACCAGGGCCAGCCCTACCGGCTGGTGCTGCGCAGCTCATTGGTGGAAAGCGAAGATTTGCTGGTCGCCATCGGGCTGGCGCAGGCGGGGCTGCTGGTGGTGCTGCTGGGCGGGCTGGTGCTGGTGCAGCAGCGGGTAGCGCGGCGGCTCTGGCAGCCGTTTTACCAAACGCTGGCGCAGCTGCGACGCTTCCGGCTCGACCAGCGCGCACCCGTCGAGCTGGCGGCGTCGCCCACGCTGGAGTTTCAGGAGTTGAACACCGCTCTCACCGACCTGCTCACCCAGCACCGCCGCCTCTACCACAGCCAGAAGGAGTTTACCGAAAACGCGGCCCACGAGATGCAGACGCCCCTGGCCGTGCAGCACACCAAGCTGGAGCTACTGGCCCAGCAGCCCGACCTGAGCGAGGAGCAAGCCCAGCACCTCGACGCCCTGCTGGCCGTGACCCAGCGCCTGGCCCGCCTCAACCGCAGCCTGCTGCTGCTGGCCCGCCTCGAAAACCAGCAGTTCGCCGCCGACGAGCAGGTGGAGCTGAGCCAGGTACTTACCAGCCTGACCGCCCAGGTGCAAGAGCAAATCGAAGCGGCGGGCCTCTCCCTCACCCTGGCCCTGGCGGCCCCGGTAACCCTGCGCGCCAACGCTACCTTAGTAGAAATCCTGGTTAGTAACCTGCTGGTGAATGCCATCCGGCACAACGGGCCGGGCGGCACGGTAGCCGTAACCCTCACCGCTGGGCAGCTCACGGTGGAAAACACCGGCCGGGCCGAGGCACTGCCGGCTGGCCGCGAGTTTGCCCGCTTCCGCAAGGACGCGCTGAGCGCCGCCGGTGGGGTAGGGCTGGGGCTAGCCATCAGCCGCCAAATCTGCGATACCTGCGGGCTGACGCTGGCCTATGAGTTTGCCCCGCCCAACCGGCACCGCTTCACGGTGGGCTGGGCGTAG
- a CDS encoding efflux RND transporter periplasmic adaptor subunit, whose translation MLSRLLFRLLGGLSAGLLVACHANAPTDEAAGPPPRAQVQAVTVATQSLTQYRTFPATSTYPRKSTVTAPVAAYVTGVRVRLGDRVRAGQVLFTLETKERRALGGSIQRVDPSLKGFGLVSVTAPASGIVSVLNIQQSGDYLLEGSPLCTVAESSQLVFQLNLPYEYHALAQGNPRCTIVLPDSTRLTGTVLAPLASVSPGQSEVYLVRPNNPPGVIPENLIVQVRLTQTRQPNAQTLPAACVLADETLHHFWVMKLVNDSTAVKIPVTLGVQNPAEIEIKTPTFGPTDRILSAGNYGLADTAHIKLTR comes from the coding sequence ATGCTTTCTCGACTCTTATTTCGACTACTCGGCGGGCTGTCGGCTGGCCTGCTTGTCGCCTGCCACGCCAACGCGCCCACCGACGAGGCCGCCGGCCCGCCGCCCCGCGCCCAGGTGCAGGCCGTCACGGTGGCCACCCAAAGCCTGACGCAGTACCGCACGTTTCCGGCCACTTCCACCTACCCGCGCAAGAGCACCGTCACGGCCCCGGTGGCCGCTTACGTCACGGGCGTGCGGGTGCGCCTCGGCGACCGCGTGCGGGCCGGCCAGGTGCTCTTCACCCTCGAAACCAAGGAGCGCCGGGCCCTAGGGGGTTCCATTCAGCGCGTCGACCCCTCGCTCAAAGGCTTCGGGCTGGTGTCCGTTACGGCCCCCGCCAGCGGCATTGTGAGCGTGCTCAATATTCAGCAGTCGGGGGATTACCTGCTCGAAGGCTCCCCGTTGTGCACCGTGGCCGAAAGCAGCCAGCTCGTGTTTCAGCTCAACCTGCCCTACGAGTACCACGCCCTGGCGCAGGGCAACCCGCGCTGCACCATCGTGCTGCCCGACAGCACCCGCCTCACGGGCACGGTACTCGCGCCGCTGGCCAGCGTCAGCCCCGGCCAGTCGGAGGTGTACCTGGTGCGGCCGAATAACCCGCCGGGCGTCATCCCCGAAAATCTCATCGTGCAGGTGCGCCTCACCCAAACCAGGCAGCCCAACGCCCAGACGCTGCCCGCCGCCTGCGTGCTGGCCGACGAAACGCTGCACCACTTCTGGGTAATGAAGCTGGTCAATGACTCGACGGCCGTCAAAATCCCCGTGACGCTGGGCGTGCAAAACCCCGCCGAAATCGAAATAAAAACGCCCACCTTCGGGCCGACCGACCGCATCCTGAGCGCGGGTAACTACGGGCTAGCCGACACCGCCCACATCAAGCTGACCCGATGA
- a CDS encoding sigma-70 family RNA polymerase sigma factor, with amino-acid sequence MRQLKISKQITNRESQSLDKYLQEIGKVSLVTIDEEVDLAQRIREGDQMALEKLTKANLRFVVSVSKQYQNQGLTLGDLINEGNLGLIKAAKRFDETKGFKFISYAVWWIRQSILQALAEQSRIVRLPLNRVGSLNKISRSFSELEQKFEREPSPDEIAELLELSTSEVVDTLKISGRHVSMDAPFVQGEENRLLDVMENEDAESPDAGLLNDSLRREVQRALSTLTMREADVVTLHFGLNGHTALTLEEIGETFSLTRERVRQIKEKAIRRLKHTTRSKALKPYLG; translated from the coding sequence ATGAGACAGCTTAAAATCAGCAAACAGATTACCAACCGCGAAAGCCAGTCCCTGGATAAGTACCTGCAGGAGATTGGCAAAGTGAGCCTGGTGACAATTGACGAGGAAGTGGACCTGGCCCAGCGCATCCGCGAGGGCGACCAGATGGCCCTCGAAAAGCTGACCAAAGCCAACCTACGTTTCGTCGTATCGGTGTCCAAGCAGTACCAGAACCAGGGCCTGACCCTGGGCGACCTCATCAACGAGGGCAACCTGGGGCTGATTAAAGCGGCCAAGCGCTTCGATGAGACGAAGGGCTTCAAGTTCATCTCTTACGCCGTGTGGTGGATTCGCCAGAGCATCCTGCAGGCTCTGGCCGAGCAGAGCCGCATCGTGCGCCTGCCCCTGAACCGGGTGGGCTCGCTCAATAAAATTAGTCGCTCATTTTCCGAACTAGAACAGAAGTTCGAGCGGGAGCCCTCCCCCGATGAGATTGCTGAACTGCTGGAACTGAGCACCTCGGAAGTAGTGGACACGCTCAAAATCTCGGGCCGACACGTCTCCATGGATGCACCCTTCGTGCAGGGCGAGGAAAACCGCCTGCTCGACGTAATGGAGAATGAGGACGCGGAAAGCCCCGATGCCGGTTTGCTCAACGACTCCCTGCGCCGGGAAGTCCAGCGGGCCCTCTCGACCCTCACTATGCGCGAGGCCGATGTCGTAACGCTCCATTTTGGGCTGAACGGCCACACGGCGCTGACCTTGGAAGAGATTGGCGAAACGTTTAGCCTGACCCGCGAGCGGGTTAGGCAGATTAAGGAAAAAGCCATTCGACGCCTCAAGCATACTACACGCTCGAAGGCACTGAAACCGTACCTGGGCTAG
- a CDS encoding phosphatase PAP2 family protein, whose product MRFSFLKAAGLALLLAGPLGATHAQQVPAPAAADTLHKYERPAVGVAADEKRSFFQSKGFRAAVVPAVLIGYGISTINGHGFYSSYDAKSDINHLFGPGRHTHVDDYLQFAPYFELGGVLLAGVESKNDRVNLGLVILKSEVFMLASVFAVKNLTNITRPDGTATAFPSGHTAQAFLAASIVHTELREKSQWYGVGAYTIATGVAALRMLNDKHWESDVFAGAGFGILSAHLAYLTHRHRWGRKPLGAASWQVAPLYYAGATGLTLHWQLR is encoded by the coding sequence ATGCGCTTTTCCTTTCTAAAAGCGGCGGGCCTGGCCCTGCTGCTGGCCGGCCCGCTGGGCGCGACCCACGCCCAGCAGGTGCCCGCCCCGGCGGCGGCCGATACCCTGCACAAATACGAGCGCCCGGCGGTGGGCGTAGCAGCCGACGAAAAGCGCAGCTTTTTCCAAAGCAAGGGCTTCCGGGCGGCGGTCGTACCGGCGGTGCTCATCGGCTACGGCATCAGCACGATTAACGGCCACGGCTTCTACTCCAGCTACGATGCTAAGAGCGACATCAACCACCTCTTTGGCCCCGGCCGCCACACGCACGTCGATGATTACCTGCAATTCGCGCCCTACTTCGAGCTGGGCGGGGTGCTGCTGGCCGGCGTCGAGAGCAAAAACGACCGCGTGAACCTGGGCCTGGTCATCCTCAAGAGCGAGGTATTTATGCTGGCCAGCGTGTTCGCGGTGAAAAACCTGACCAACATCACCCGGCCCGATGGCACGGCCACGGCCTTCCCGTCGGGGCACACGGCGCAGGCGTTTCTGGCCGCCAGCATCGTGCACACCGAGCTGCGCGAGAAGAGCCAGTGGTACGGGGTAGGGGCCTACACCATTGCCACCGGCGTGGCCGCCCTGCGCATGCTAAACGACAAGCACTGGGAATCCGACGTGTTTGCCGGGGCGGGCTTCGGCATTCTCTCGGCCCACCTGGCCTACCTCACCCACCGCCACCGCTGGGGCCGCAAGCCGCTGGGCGCAGCCTCGTGGCAGGTAGCGCCGCTCTACTACGCCGGGGCCACGGGCCTGACGCTGCACTGGCAGCTGCGCTAA